A genomic segment from Alteribacillus bidgolensis encodes:
- a CDS encoding GapA-binding peptide SR1P has translation MGIIVCQSCNRTIEHFDGEKVATLYSTSCKKCGKSKK, from the coding sequence GTGGGAATTATCGTATGCCAAAGCTGTAATCGTACAATTGAGCACTTTGATGGGGAAAAAGTGGCAACTTTGTATTCTACAAGCTGCAAAAAGTGTGGAAAATCGAAAAAATAA